The Ammoniphilus sp. CFH 90114 genome contains a region encoding:
- a CDS encoding ATP-binding protein translates to MLKYLLKECKVLIKDILHNRKNKDSFVTVQEQLTDLIREQQGMTFVVKKDNGQFIHTLCDGELLYRLGFTPRAIVGKPLESFLPLDFARYKEEFYERAWQGEEHVEYEGTLNGITYLASLRPLRREGATVAVVASCVDITKLKETEELLRKSETLSVVGQLAASMAHEIRNPLTTLKGFLQLYQEASQVNAKHFQVIMDEVDHINFIVSELLYLTNSNTQYHDTSILDILQTTIKLMRMQGNMTNIQIELEVSQSPPIVSCDPNQIKQVFINLIKNAMDSMPLGGTVKIQLASNHQYALISFRDDGCGIPEDRIPRLGEPFYSTKERGAGLGLLVCKNIIHNHQGTISFSSKVDEGTLVKVLLPLNSSKQPGVQSSIRGTAIKV, encoded by the coding sequence ATGCTTAAATACTTATTGAAGGAATGCAAGGTTCTGATCAAGGACATTCTTCATAATAGAAAAAATAAGGATTCGTTTGTCACAGTCCAGGAACAACTCACCGACTTGATCCGGGAACAACAAGGGATGACCTTTGTAGTCAAGAAAGATAACGGTCAATTCATCCATACCTTATGTGATGGAGAACTTCTATACCGGTTGGGTTTTACCCCTCGAGCTATAGTTGGGAAACCGTTGGAATCATTCCTACCGCTTGACTTTGCACGTTATAAGGAGGAGTTTTATGAAAGGGCTTGGCAAGGAGAAGAACATGTCGAATATGAGGGGACATTAAATGGCATCACGTACTTGGCCTCTCTTAGGCCACTTAGGCGAGAGGGAGCTACCGTGGCAGTGGTTGCGTCTTGTGTAGACATTACGAAGTTAAAAGAAACCGAAGAACTGCTTCGAAAATCAGAGACGCTTTCTGTGGTTGGGCAGTTAGCGGCTAGTATGGCTCATGAGATTAGAAATCCATTAACTACGCTGAAGGGTTTCCTTCAATTATATCAAGAAGCGAGCCAAGTCAACGCTAAACATTTCCAGGTCATCATGGATGAAGTGGACCACATTAATTTTATTGTAAGTGAGCTTCTATATCTGACGAATTCGAACACACAGTACCATGATACCTCCATCCTAGATATTCTTCAAACAACAATCAAGCTAATGAGAATGCAAGGCAATATGACTAACATTCAAATTGAACTAGAGGTTTCTCAATCACCTCCCATCGTAAGCTGTGATCCGAATCAAATTAAACAAGTATTTATCAATCTTATTAAAAATGCAATGGATTCCATGCCGTTAGGTGGAACGGTTAAGATTCAGTTGGCAAGTAACCACCAATATGCACTTATTTCCTTCAGAGATGATGGTTGTGGCATACCAGAAGATCGGATTCCACGTTTAGGAGAACCCTTTTACTCCACCAAAGAAAGAGGGGCCGGTCTGGGATTACTAGTCTGTAAAAATATTATACATAATCATCAGGGAACTATTTCTTTCTCCAGTAAAGTAGATGAGGGAACATTAGTAAAAGTACTTTTACCCTTAAATAGCTCTAAGCAACCTGGTGTCCAATCTTCTATTCGTGGGACCGCTATTAAAGTGTAA
- a CDS encoding Ig-like domain-containing protein — translation MRKKLTKILLTSTLLLSSFLGELNLARAATILTPTTDGYWSDLGVVNDQPSNYVGTAGDGSGFGAIRSALQFNLTGMTGQVKKATLRIFIQEVYDLDSLDGTKTTVTLYGSTDDDWTDNPNLDSFPMKPSDQTIGTVNDNQLTMGWKEFDVTAYVQNQANTNFIPSNPSDLAKIVSFALTGNETNAGHFFSFAASEDPTYRPQLVLEVGPAIPVVAKSPVVTSTTTWEDVTSTSGLVITPNSAETETITHYKINGITGGTLSKQDGTRINDNDFITSADGASGLRFLPNEEANSPAGDPFTFNVYASKDAAGTGLSIAAPAAITVYEVNDAPRAENDTLISIPEDSVERVIPFSDLLANDRQGPSNENGQSLTIKSIGNPTGGAVRMEGATVLFTPSPNYSGTASFSYTIEDNGTTRGGADPLTDQATVNFTVTTQPDSPSVTKAVTNRDTLTSNGLVITRNAADGAEVTHFKITGITGGTVYKNDGTTPIANGDFITVSEGEAGLKFMPAANMYGATGFGFLVQASQGTDGTKLSSEVTALIEVIQPQTVTSVQVSPTTSTVFKGGTQQFSAIVEVLAGAEQTVTWASNYGKVTVDANGLVSVASDAAAGEYTITATSTFDGSKRGSATITVPNRAPVAQHDYYNTYWNTPLQIEAVDGVLKNDQDADGDELRVELVDDSTLQGQVTLTEEGSFQYRPSEMLHGGVDQFTYHIFDGQAYSSPATVSIFVYDTLSVDKQVRGKPTETVDVPIRLTSAGNVAGLQFDLDFNSNYVSLASIAAGGLLTGIDEDRIVTGDVYGSYDYYTLKNGKTRVIVTNLDNTPIGGEAGILLHAKLQLKDHSVYSHLSEGYEIPIQIGNIVLADRNENELSPWFESIDGSIQLELDQEDPTIDYALYGDPSERSVRVDVYADGTGSELVKLHVVKGWVSDADSFPSTGTVDILEDASFHIVENTTYTVYAEDEVGKKIVQRIHVMADADFSKVVDVTDWVAAINYVLERVTPSKAQRMVVDMNGDKQLNVIDPVIIANIIMAGGYENYYART, via the coding sequence TTGAGAAAAAAACTAACAAAAATACTATTAACCTCCACTCTATTATTATCTTCCTTTCTAGGAGAGCTTAATCTAGCAAGAGCTGCTACGATACTGACACCTACTACAGATGGATATTGGTCTGATTTGGGTGTAGTCAACGATCAACCTTCGAATTATGTTGGAACGGCTGGAGATGGGAGTGGATTTGGAGCGATAAGATCGGCGCTTCAATTTAACTTAACAGGCATGACTGGACAAGTGAAGAAGGCAACGTTGCGTATATTTATACAAGAAGTATATGACTTGGATTCGTTAGATGGCACAAAAACCACTGTGACACTTTACGGTTCAACGGATGACGATTGGACGGATAATCCTAATTTAGATTCATTTCCTATGAAACCATCAGATCAGACCATAGGTACGGTCAACGACAATCAGTTGACAATGGGTTGGAAAGAGTTCGATGTTACCGCTTATGTACAAAATCAAGCAAACACAAATTTTATACCGAGCAATCCTTCGGATCTGGCAAAAATCGTTTCCTTTGCTCTTACCGGAAATGAAACTAATGCAGGACATTTCTTTAGTTTTGCAGCAAGTGAGGATCCAACGTACCGACCTCAGCTTGTGTTGGAAGTTGGGCCTGCAATACCAGTCGTTGCCAAGTCTCCGGTTGTAACAAGCACCACCACATGGGAGGATGTAACAAGCACATCTGGTTTAGTTATCACCCCCAATAGTGCTGAAACAGAAACGATTACTCACTATAAGATTAATGGCATAACAGGAGGAACGCTGTCCAAACAGGATGGAACGAGAATTAACGATAATGACTTTATCACTTCTGCAGACGGGGCATCCGGGTTGCGTTTCTTACCCAATGAAGAAGCGAACAGCCCAGCTGGAGACCCATTTACTTTTAATGTATATGCCTCAAAAGACGCAGCAGGGACAGGGTTGAGTATTGCAGCCCCAGCTGCCATTACCGTTTACGAGGTGAATGATGCGCCAAGGGCAGAAAATGACACGCTCATTTCCATCCCTGAAGATTCCGTGGAACGGGTAATACCTTTTAGTGATTTGCTAGCCAACGATAGACAGGGACCTAGTAACGAAAATGGTCAAAGCTTGACGATCAAGTCTATCGGGAATCCTACGGGTGGTGCCGTTCGTATGGAAGGTGCAACTGTACTCTTTACCCCTAGCCCCAACTATTCAGGTACCGCCAGCTTTTCCTATACGATTGAGGACAATGGAACCACCAGAGGTGGAGCTGACCCATTGACAGACCAAGCAACCGTCAACTTCACTGTTACTACACAACCTGATAGTCCAAGTGTCACCAAGGCAGTAACCAATAGAGACACCTTAACATCTAACGGGTTAGTCATTACACGAAATGCTGCAGACGGGGCGGAAGTCACGCATTTCAAAATTACAGGAATCACTGGTGGTACAGTTTATAAGAATGATGGAACTACGCCTATTGCCAACGGTGATTTTATTACAGTTTCGGAAGGTGAAGCGGGACTCAAGTTTATGCCTGCAGCTAATATGTATGGTGCTACCGGATTTGGGTTTCTGGTGCAGGCTTCACAGGGAACGGATGGAACGAAATTAAGTAGTGAGGTTACAGCTTTAATTGAGGTTATCCAGCCTCAAACCGTTACAAGTGTTCAAGTATCTCCAACAACATCTACTGTCTTTAAAGGCGGAACGCAGCAATTCAGTGCAATCGTGGAGGTCCTTGCGGGAGCGGAACAAACCGTGACCTGGGCAAGTAATTACGGCAAAGTCACTGTCGATGCAAACGGACTAGTTTCTGTAGCCAGCGATGCAGCAGCTGGTGAATATACAATTACAGCTACTTCCACATTCGATGGAAGCAAGAGAGGTTCGGCAACGATTACGGTACCTAACCGCGCACCAGTGGCTCAACATGATTACTATAACACCTATTGGAACACCCCATTGCAAATAGAGGCAGTGGATGGCGTACTAAAGAATGACCAGGATGCTGATGGAGACGAGTTAAGGGTGGAGTTGGTAGACGACTCTACACTACAAGGACAGGTTACGCTAACAGAAGAAGGTTCATTTCAATACAGACCGAGCGAAATGTTACATGGTGGAGTAGACCAATTCACCTATCACATCTTCGACGGACAGGCTTACTCTAGTCCAGCAACCGTAAGTATTTTTGTCTATGATACACTAAGTGTAGATAAACAAGTCAGAGGAAAACCAACAGAGACCGTGGATGTTCCGATTCGTCTCACGAGTGCAGGAAATGTAGCAGGACTTCAGTTTGATTTAGATTTCAATAGCAACTATGTGTCGTTGGCTTCCATTGCCGCTGGCGGTTTATTGACGGGGATCGATGAAGACCGAATTGTAACCGGGGATGTCTACGGCTCGTATGATTACTACACCTTGAAAAATGGAAAGACGCGTGTAATCGTCACCAATCTCGATAACACACCCATTGGCGGTGAGGCGGGCATTCTGCTCCATGCCAAGCTCCAATTGAAAGATCATAGTGTGTATTCTCATTTAAGTGAGGGCTACGAGATTCCGATTCAAATCGGCAACATTGTCCTGGCGGATCGGAATGAGAATGAACTGAGCCCATGGTTTGAGTCGATTGATGGCTCGATTCAGCTAGAACTTGATCAAGAAGATCCGACTATTGATTATGCTCTCTATGGAGATCCGAGTGAACGCAGCGTGAGAGTGGATGTTTACGCTGACGGCACAGGCTCGGAGCTTGTGAAGCTGCATGTGGTAAAAGGATGGGTTTCGGATGCAGATTCTTTCCCAAGCACGGGAACCGTGGATATCTTAGAGGATGCCTCCTTCCACATTGTTGAGAATACCACGTACACGGTATACGCAGAGGACGAAGTAGGGAAGAAGATAGTCCAACGAATTCACGTGATGGCTGATGCTGACTTTAGTAAAGTCGTCGATGTGACGGACTGGGTGGCTGCGATCAACTACGTTCTAGAGAGAGTGACACCCTCTAAAGCGCAGAGGATGGTTGTGGATATGAATGGAGATAAGCAACTCAATGTCATTGATCCGGTGATAATCGCAAACATCATCATGGCTGGAGGATATGAAAACTACTACGCGAGAACGTAA
- a CDS encoding immunoglobulin-like domain-containing protein, which translates to MLRRTSLWTAILMVGVMMLTTFATPSHAEPEQWQRIYSVQSIRSLVWDGTQYVGVGGEGTIFTSVDGQSWEQSSAGTPNYLTKIIKHADQWIAVGGDTIVTSSNGQDWEKVSGLPSNLELQDVTWGNGLYVAVGLGNYSDNVILTSPDGINWTPSSFTSSLATVTWGNQGFIAVGWDGTILTSSNGLSWKKQEAPSTIQESTIFLSRYVNGRYFIGTHNKLFSSTDGKNWTETNVTTRFNTIIETSNGYMALASNNTQPIFTSLDGLNWTQSTSFTFPSSYFTSLTEGNGKYIITADKGRVWYSSNGTDWDLAPGSEIPPTELKSIAWGNGMYVLTAYGRILTSPNGVNWTLKTSGVPQAYSSAVSWNGDQFIIAWNDGTIMTSPNGTDWTTHTNTGISGWISGFIKGDGTYIITTNNATIYTSMDGIHWTPQTLPKSVKGVTWGNGMYVLVGYGVIYTSPDGTAWTEQNSGVESNQDLTSVTYGKEGFVAGGRSSVLTSADGIHWTKHNVNSSLPYSSGTVVWGFNEYQALFSDSMMGGTVICSSPDGTNWSCTPNLGGMASGITVTDKGFAVIGYNTTIWVKNVDPLAPFNQSTNVSEMMLAIEAKPDDAFAETSIQDSYLGSLLTDQQAIAQYAFDHKPYASAANLQQAIIDGMLMRQPIMALNASSSMDEVDSVILSWKQNNPGFDFSAYDLLNEEEHTLVKQILLDSKPTDGYINIEAIQHVMDDKVKDIFTQSVAADQRLVTIGYSAGDQEDRIINDLVLPTSGENGSVITWTANKNYIQSDGTVTRPPHEAGDQSVTLTATIQRGSVSVQRTYMVTVMALNEAPVAGNDYYNTYFNQPIQVASPGLLQNDRDADQDQLTAELVTPTVSGTVYVEPNGSFAYYPGEGFSGADSFSYRVKDGFGAYDEATVSLFVYDTLSADKQVAGKPTEIVTVPIRLTSQGNVAGLQFDLTFNTAYGSLEGITAGRLLTDNNVTQEVYGYGHFDYYTLSSGKTRVIVTNLSNTPIGGEVGVLLNVDFQLKGHAVYSQLSDGYEIPIKLENIVLTDRAGVELTGNFQTLNGSIQLVLDKEEPILHYSLIPDPTARVVRVDVNADGTGSDITSLKVAKDWVSDVHSFPVTTATDILANASFDIIENTTYTVFAEDEAGNKAIQRIHVMGDADFSKVVDVTDWLAAINYVLERVTPSKAQRMVVDMNRDQELNVIDPVIMANVITADGYENYYVRNR; encoded by the coding sequence TTGTTAAGAAGAACTTCTTTATGGACTGCAATTCTAATGGTCGGTGTTATGATGCTTACGACCTTTGCCACTCCATCTCATGCAGAACCGGAACAATGGCAAAGAATTTATTCGGTACAATCCATTAGAAGCTTGGTTTGGGATGGTACGCAATATGTTGGGGTTGGAGGTGAGGGGACGATCTTCACTTCAGTAGATGGACAAAGCTGGGAACAGTCCAGTGCAGGTACTCCGAACTACCTTACAAAAATTATAAAGCATGCCGATCAATGGATTGCAGTTGGGGGCGATACCATCGTTACCTCTTCTAATGGACAAGATTGGGAAAAAGTAAGTGGGCTTCCATCTAATCTTGAACTGCAGGATGTAACGTGGGGGAATGGTCTTTATGTTGCCGTTGGATTAGGCAATTATTCAGACAACGTGATTTTAACCTCACCTGACGGTATTAATTGGACGCCATCTAGCTTTACGAGCAGTTTAGCGACCGTGACCTGGGGGAATCAAGGGTTTATAGCTGTAGGATGGGATGGGACGATCTTAACTTCCTCCAACGGATTAAGTTGGAAGAAACAGGAGGCACCTAGCACAATCCAAGAAAGCACCATTTTTCTTAGCAGGTATGTTAACGGAAGGTATTTTATTGGAACCCATAATAAATTATTTTCCTCTACAGATGGAAAAAACTGGACTGAAACCAATGTAACCACCAGATTTAACACCATCATCGAAACGAGCAACGGTTATATGGCACTCGCAAGCAATAATACACAGCCGATATTTACCTCTCTTGATGGATTGAACTGGACTCAGAGTACCTCGTTCACCTTTCCTTCCAGTTACTTTACTAGCCTAACGGAAGGAAACGGAAAATACATTATAACTGCTGATAAAGGTCGAGTTTGGTATTCTTCCAATGGGACGGATTGGGACCTTGCGCCAGGCAGCGAGATCCCTCCGACAGAGCTAAAATCGATAGCTTGGGGCAATGGCATGTATGTCTTAACAGCTTATGGCCGTATTTTGACTTCTCCAAATGGAGTGAACTGGACACTGAAGACAAGTGGAGTTCCACAAGCCTACTCGTCAGCCGTGAGTTGGAATGGAGACCAGTTTATTATCGCATGGAATGATGGAACGATCATGACATCTCCTAATGGTACGGATTGGACAACCCACACGAATACCGGAATTTCTGGTTGGATTAGTGGTTTTATAAAGGGAGATGGTACATACATTATTACCACTAATAACGCGACCATTTACACCTCCATGGATGGGATTCATTGGACACCCCAAACCCTACCAAAGTCTGTAAAAGGCGTAACGTGGGGGAATGGGATGTATGTTCTTGTTGGGTACGGTGTCATTTATACTTCACCCGATGGAACCGCTTGGACCGAACAAAACTCCGGAGTTGAATCCAATCAAGACTTAACAAGTGTTACTTATGGGAAGGAAGGATTTGTTGCAGGAGGAAGGAGTAGTGTACTAACTTCTGCTGACGGGATCCATTGGACTAAGCATAATGTGAATTCGAGCTTACCCTACTCTTCCGGAACCGTGGTCTGGGGTTTTAACGAATATCAAGCACTCTTCTCAGATTCCATGATGGGTGGAACCGTAATCTGCTCTTCCCCTGATGGGACAAACTGGAGCTGTACACCTAATTTAGGAGGGATGGCAAGTGGCATAACCGTTACGGATAAAGGCTTTGCGGTAATTGGTTATAACACAACCATTTGGGTGAAAAACGTAGATCCACTGGCCCCGTTTAACCAATCAACAAATGTGAGCGAAATGATGCTAGCAATTGAGGCCAAGCCTGATGACGCCTTTGCCGAGACTAGTATACAAGATTCGTATTTAGGGTCATTGTTAACGGACCAACAGGCCATTGCTCAATATGCTTTTGATCACAAGCCTTATGCAAGTGCAGCCAATTTGCAGCAAGCGATTATCGATGGAATGCTTATGCGTCAACCTATCATGGCACTGAATGCATCGTCCTCTATGGATGAGGTTGATTCTGTCATCCTCTCGTGGAAACAGAACAACCCAGGTTTTGATTTCAGTGCCTATGATCTGCTGAATGAGGAGGAACATACCCTCGTGAAGCAAATCCTGCTCGATTCAAAGCCAACAGACGGGTATATCAACATCGAAGCCATTCAGCACGTGATGGATGATAAAGTCAAAGACATCTTTACCCAATCGGTAGCCGCGGATCAGCGTTTGGTGACTATCGGCTATTCTGCTGGGGATCAGGAAGACCGCATTATAAATGACCTTGTATTACCCACTTCAGGTGAGAATGGAAGCGTTATAACCTGGACAGCAAATAAGAACTATATTCAATCGGATGGAACCGTTACTCGTCCGCCGCATGAAGCCGGAGACCAGTCCGTCACATTGACGGCAACGATTCAGAGAGGAAGTGTATCCGTTCAGCGTACCTACATGGTGACAGTCATGGCCTTAAATGAAGCACCGGTTGCAGGGAATGATTATTACAATACCTACTTTAATCAGCCCATTCAAGTGGCTTCTCCGGGTCTGCTCCAAAATGATAGGGATGCGGATCAAGATCAGCTTACAGCTGAATTGGTCACCCCAACCGTATCAGGCACGGTCTATGTAGAGCCGAATGGGTCATTCGCTTATTACCCAGGCGAGGGCTTTAGTGGAGCGGACTCCTTCTCCTATCGGGTTAAGGACGGCTTCGGAGCCTATGATGAAGCAACCGTCAGCCTATTTGTCTATGACACGCTAAGCGCAGACAAACAGGTGGCGGGAAAACCAACCGAGATTGTGACAGTGCCCATTCGCCTGACAAGCCAAGGTAATGTGGCAGGCCTTCAGTTTGACTTGACTTTCAATACCGCATACGGCTCATTAGAGGGTATAACTGCAGGCAGGCTGCTGACGGACAATAATGTCACTCAAGAGGTATACGGGTATGGACACTTCGATTACTATACATTAAGCAGTGGCAAAACCCGCGTCATCGTAACCAATCTATCGAACACGCCAATCGGCGGAGAAGTTGGAGTGCTGCTCAATGTAGATTTCCAATTAAAGGGTCATGCTGTTTACTCCCAGCTAAGTGACGGATACGAGATTCCGATTAAACTAGAGAATATTGTATTGACGGACCGAGCCGGAGTTGAACTCACCGGGAATTTTCAGACGTTGAATGGATCGATTCAATTAGTATTGGATAAAGAAGAACCAATCCTCCATTACAGCTTGATTCCTGATCCAACCGCACGTGTTGTCCGTGTGGATGTCAATGCGGATGGAACAGGATCGGATATTACGAGTCTGAAAGTAGCAAAAGATTGGGTGAGTGATGTCCATTCGTTCCCCGTTACAACAGCCACGGACATTTTAGCCAATGCTTCGTTCGATATCATTGAAAATACCACATACACGGTCTTTGCTGAGGATGAAGCTGGTAATAAAGCCATCCAACGCATTCACGTGATGGGAGATGCTGACTTTAGTAAAGTCGTCGATGTGACCGACTGGCTGGCAGCGATCAACTATGTATTGGAAAGAGTGACCCCCTCTAAAGCACAGAGGATGGTCGTAGATATGAATCGGGATCAGGAGCTCAATGTTATTGACCCGGTGATAATGGCGAATGTCATTACAGCTGATGGATACGAAAACTATTACGTTAGAAATAGGTAG